From one Sparus aurata chromosome 16, fSpaAur1.1, whole genome shotgun sequence genomic stretch:
- the tmed8 gene encoding protein TMED8 — MERLEASSELQSRLSSLSFSSFPGITSMQGDNRPLDRLQNTDLSQGCTQSQNQADMDQTKEDSGKHAEGNQEAPAELALGEGGEENNSAGSCQPSAEIKAQMPPLKPPTTWTSAALKELKAKLRTEEDSVVTVYRGDIMTVHVPTVPEAKKVCWEFATDGYDIGFGIYFDWSPVTSRSITVHISESSDDEEEEEELEGPVSNGDIEKGSKSQTNSNLAEILPVYRQDSHLSVNGGSHDFPGEGTYLLKFDNSYSLWRNKTLYYRVYYSA, encoded by the exons ATGGAGAGATTAGAGGCTTCATCAGAGCTCCAGTCGCGGCTGTCATCTCTGTCCTTCTCTTCGTTCCCCGGTATAACATCCATGCAAGGCGACAACCGACCGCTGGACAG GCTCCAGAACACAGACCTTTCACAGGGCTGCACCCAATCCCAGAACCAAGCTGACATGGACCAAACCAAGGAGGATTCAGGGAAGCATGCTGAG GGTAATCAGGAGGCCCCTGCTGAGCTGGCCCTCGGGGAAGGAGGCGAGGAGAACAACAGTGCTGGGAGCTGTCAGCCCTCCGCTGAGATAAAAG CTCAGATGCCGCCCCTGAAACCCCCGACGACATGGACATCTGCTGcactgaaggagctgaaggCAAAGCTGCGAACAGAGGAGGACAGCGTGGTGACAGTGTACCGGGGCGACATCATGACAGTTCATGTGCCCACTGTCCCTGAGGCCAAAAAAGTGTGCTGGGAGTTCGCCACAGACGGCTATGACATTGGCTTCGGCATTTATTTTGACTGGTCTCCTGTCACGAGCCGGTCCATCACTGTGCACATCAGCGAGTCAAGTGATgacgaagaggaagaggaggagctggaag GGCCCGTCAGTAACGGAGACATCGAGAAGGGCTCCAAAAGTCAAACCAACTCGAACTTGGCCGAAATCCTGCCTGTGTACCGCCAGGACAGTCACTTGTCCGTGAACGGGGGAAGCCACGACTTTCCAGGTGAAGGCACTTATCTCCTGAAGTTTGACAACTCCTACTCACTATGGCGAAATAAAACTCTTTACTATAGAGTTTATTACAGTGCCTGA